A genomic stretch from Verrucomicrobiota bacterium includes:
- a CDS encoding RNA polymerase sigma factor: protein MDERFDLGVCLGLVRQRDEAAARRLFEHLYPLVIRVVRSHRSPRVAEEDLAQEIFLKVFTRLEQYRGEVPFEHWVARVAVNTCLNILRAQKARPELRWADLSEDQAAVLEATLADEKAAPNPEGARDVVDKILECLVPADRLVISLLDLEERSVAEVSQITGWGQAMVKVRAFRARRKLRKHLERLQKHEMI, encoded by the coding sequence ATTTGGGGGTATGCCTTGGCTTGGTGCGCCAGCGGGACGAGGCGGCTGCCCGGCGGTTGTTCGAGCATTTGTACCCTCTCGTCATTCGAGTGGTGCGGTCGCATCGCTCGCCCCGGGTCGCGGAAGAAGACCTGGCCCAGGAAATTTTCCTGAAGGTGTTCACGCGGTTGGAGCAGTATCGCGGGGAAGTGCCGTTCGAGCATTGGGTGGCGCGGGTGGCGGTAAATACTTGCCTGAACATCCTGCGCGCGCAAAAAGCACGGCCTGAATTGCGTTGGGCTGATCTGAGTGAAGACCAAGCGGCGGTTCTGGAGGCGACCTTGGCCGATGAAAAGGCCGCGCCGAATCCCGAGGGCGCACGCGATGTGGTGGATAAAATATTGGAATGCCTGGTCCCGGCGGATCGGCTGGTCATCAGCCTGTTGGACCTGGAAGAGCGCAGTGTGGCGGAAGTCAGCCAGATCACGGGTTGGGGGCAGGCCATGGTGAAAGTACGGGCGTTCCGGGCCCGGCGCAAGCTGCGCAAACATCTGGAACGATTGCAAAAACACGAAATGATATGA